A window of Limosilactobacillus reuteri genomic DNA:
TCTTCTTTAGTAGCTGGCATGATAAATTCCTCCTATATAAATATGTAGATTTAGAAATAAAAGAAGCCCTGAATGCTATAGAAATAACATCCAAGGCTTCTTGATCAGATTGGAATGAGTATAAAAGAGGCTCTCGGATGTTTGGGGGTCATCCGGGAACATCACAATGATAAAATCACTGCTGGTTAGCGGACCGTAATCGCGCTAAACCAGAAGACATACGCTTGATTCAAGTGAATTGTCGCGGTAATCATCATTGTGTCCTCCTTTTGATTAACTGATTATTAATAATTCTAATCGTTTTTTAATTTTTATCAAGCGTTGATTGAGAAAAATTATTAATTACAAAATTATTTATTGATTACAATTGTAAATATAATAAAGTTCGAAAATGTTTGTAATTATTAGTTAGCATTTAATTTAATATTTAATTTATATTCTACAATTTTTTTATTTTTCCGCGCCTTTTTTGTTGCGCTACTCCACAAATGTGATATAATATTAATCGTAAAGGAAGTGGGTAGCAATGCGGATCGACATCAAACATTATTTGGAAGTTAACCACTTGACCATTTATCAAGTTTCCAAGCGTTCCGGTTACGGCTACACGACTTTACACAAATCGTTTAACAAACCACAGTCTAGTTCGACCTCGCTTAACCTGCGTGACCTTGATGCCTTGGCTCGCACTCAAGACAAGAGCATGTGGGAGGTCCTTAAAGAACTAGAAGAGCATTACCTCGAATGAGATTGTGGCATTGCTGTAGCCACAGGAGGTCAAATGCATTAACTTTTGACTTCTAGAATACTTAGACTATGAAACTTAGAAAACAAAATATTATATTTAATTGAGGAGGGATTGCATATGGCTCAAAACCCAATG
This region includes:
- a CDS encoding transcriptional regulator, whose amino-acid sequence is MRIDIKHYLEVNHLTIYQVSKRSGYGYTTLHKSFNKPQSSSTSLNLRDLDALARTQDKSMWEVLKELEEHYLE